A portion of the Rhodopseudomonas sp. BAL398 genome contains these proteins:
- the pflB gene encoding formate C-acetyltransferase: protein MQVQNPVGVETVNAVSSDPWRDFATGVWTREIEVRDFIQANVTPWTGDAGFLAPATERTKALWAKLTSLLQAERERGGVLDVDTQTFASIVSHGAGYIDRDLEQIVGLQTDAPLKRAMMPFGGWRMVKNGLEAYGFKVDPSFEKIFPTLRKTHNDAVFDIYAPDAVRCRKSGIITGLPDAYGRGRIIGDYRRVALYGVTRLIEDKKAQGASLELDSLDEAVLRLREEIAEQIRALKELVVMAKAYGFDLSKPAANAREAIQWTYFAYLAAVKESNGAAMSLGRVSNFLDIYIARDIAEGVLDEATAQELVDHFVMKLRIVRFLRTPEYDTLFSGDPTWVTESIGGMGLDGRPLVTQSSFRFLHTLETLGPAPEPNLTVLWSENLPQGFKDYCALTSIRTSSIQYESDDLMRPYWGDDYGIACCVSAMRIGKQMQFFGARANLAKAMLYAINGGRDELSGEQIGPTFAPVTGDVLDFDEVTAKLGPMMDWLAKVYVGALNAIHYCHDKYMYERIEMALHDRDILRTMACGIAGLSVAADSLSAMKHAKVKVIRDARGLATDFEIEGDYPAFGNNDDRVDEIAIWLVKEFMTRLRKQKTYRGSVATMSVLTITSNVVYGKKTGNTPDGRKAGEPFAPGANPMHRRDVKGAVASMASVAKLPYAHSQDGISYTFTIVPSALGAAEADRVTNLNGLLDGYFAQGGHHINVNVFDRATLLHAMDHPELYPQLTIRVSGYAVNFTKLTREQQLDVISRTFHDLH from the coding sequence ATGCAAGTGCAAAATCCAGTCGGCGTCGAGACGGTCAACGCAGTTTCCAGCGATCCCTGGCGTGATTTTGCGACCGGGGTCTGGACCCGTGAGATCGAGGTGCGCGATTTCATTCAAGCCAATGTGACGCCGTGGACCGGCGACGCCGGCTTCCTGGCGCCCGCGACAGAGCGGACCAAGGCGCTGTGGGCGAAGCTGACAAGCCTGCTGCAGGCCGAGCGCGAGCGCGGCGGCGTACTCGACGTCGACACCCAGACCTTCGCCTCGATCGTGTCGCACGGCGCCGGCTATATCGACCGCGACCTCGAGCAGATTGTCGGCCTGCAGACCGACGCGCCGCTGAAACGCGCGATGATGCCGTTCGGCGGCTGGCGCATGGTCAAGAACGGGCTCGAGGCCTACGGCTTCAAGGTCGATCCCAGCTTCGAGAAGATCTTCCCGACGCTGCGTAAAACTCACAACGACGCGGTGTTCGACATCTATGCGCCGGACGCCGTGCGCTGCCGCAAGTCCGGCATTATCACCGGGCTTCCCGACGCCTATGGCCGCGGCCGCATCATCGGCGACTATCGCCGCGTCGCGCTGTACGGCGTGACCCGGCTGATCGAGGACAAGAAGGCGCAGGGCGCCAGTCTCGAACTCGACTCGCTCGACGAGGCGGTGCTGCGCCTGCGCGAGGAGATCGCCGAGCAGATCCGCGCGCTGAAGGAACTGGTAGTGATGGCCAAGGCCTATGGCTTCGACCTTTCCAAGCCGGCGGCGAACGCCCGCGAGGCGATCCAGTGGACCTATTTCGCATACCTCGCCGCCGTCAAGGAATCCAACGGCGCGGCGATGTCGCTGGGACGGGTGTCGAACTTCCTCGATATCTATATCGCGCGTGACATCGCCGAGGGCGTGCTCGACGAGGCGACCGCGCAGGAGTTGGTCGATCATTTCGTGATGAAGCTGCGGATCGTCCGGTTCCTGCGCACGCCGGAATATGATACGCTGTTCTCCGGCGATCCGACCTGGGTCACCGAATCGATCGGCGGCATGGGGCTGGACGGCCGTCCGCTGGTGACGCAGTCGAGCTTCCGCTTCCTGCACACGCTGGAGACGCTGGGCCCGGCGCCGGAGCCGAACCTCACCGTGCTGTGGTCGGAGAATCTGCCGCAGGGCTTCAAGGATTATTGCGCTCTGACCTCGATCCGCACCTCGTCGATCCAGTACGAGAGCGACGACCTGATGCGGCCCTATTGGGGCGACGATTACGGCATCGCCTGCTGCGTCTCCGCGATGCGCATCGGCAAGCAGATGCAGTTCTTCGGCGCCCGCGCCAACCTCGCCAAGGCGATGCTCTACGCCATCAACGGCGGACGCGACGAACTCTCCGGCGAACAGATCGGCCCGACTTTCGCGCCGGTCACCGGCGATGTGCTCGACTTCGACGAGGTCACGGCCAAGCTCGGCCCGATGATGGACTGGCTCGCCAAGGTCTATGTCGGCGCGCTCAACGCGATCCACTACTGCCACGACAAATACATGTATGAGCGCATCGAAATGGCGCTGCATGATCGCGATATCCTGCGCACTATGGCCTGCGGCATCGCCGGCCTGTCGGTCGCCGCCGACAGCCTGTCGGCGATGAAGCACGCCAAGGTGAAGGTGATCCGCGACGCGCGCGGGCTCGCCACCGACTTCGAGATCGAAGGCGACTACCCGGCCTTCGGCAACAATGACGACCGCGTCGACGAGATCGCGATCTGGCTGGTCAAAGAGTTCATGACCCGGCTGCGCAAGCAGAAGACCTATCGGGGCTCGGTCGCCACCATGTCGGTGCTGACCATCACCTCGAACGTCGTCTACGGCAAGAAGACCGGCAACACTCCCGACGGTCGCAAGGCCGGCGAACCCTTCGCGCCGGGCGCCAACCCGATGCATCGCCGCGACGTCAAGGGTGCGGTCGCCTCGATGGCCTCGGTGGCGAAGCTGCCCTATGCGCATTCGCAGGACGGCATCTCCTACACCTTCACCATCGTGCCCTCGGCGCTGGGCGCTGCGGAAGCCGATCGCGTCACCAACCTGAACGGCCTGCTCGATGGCTACTTCGCCCAGGGTGGCCACCATATCAACGTCAACGTGTTCGACCGCGCGACCTTGCTGCACGCGATGGATCACCCGGAACTGTATCCGCAGCTCACCATCCGGGTCTCCGGCTATGCGGTGAACTTCACCAAGCTGACGCGCGAGCAACAGCTCGACGTCATCTCTCGGACCTTTCATGATCTACACTGA
- the pta gene encoding phosphate acetyltransferase encodes MNNSRHRTFYLVPVSREAGLTSMTLGLVRALQLTGVKVGFVKPIMQPEIRSGDLDLAAHFARTLCGVRTPDPIAFDHAAEMVRSGQLGGLMEEVVSMVDTVQADCDIVIVEGLIPDVEFQIATRLNIEIIRSLGADLIPVLAGGSHDAAALAAKAAAAAEQYGDDGRRPIAGLLINRCIDAAAALALTERGALTLNGSNPVPILAAVPSAAHLLAPHLIDIADTLGLTILNRGGIDTTRVLNVVVAARSPEKLIGTLRPETLVVTPADRSDAILATALVAQRGMALAGLVLTCGGRPAPELAAILASAPLDRLAVLCTDDDTFTTASKLANLSAHVSRADGDRMERVIAFIAEKVETRPLALRLDLPVETLMPPPVFRHRLVARARAALRRIVLPEGEEPRTIRAAAICADKRIARCILLGAPERIREVAAAHGIELPDNLEIVDAEQQRGRYVAPLVELRKAKGLTKLQAEIALEDSVVLGTMMLAQNDVDGLVSGAVHTTASTVRPALQLIKTAPGSSIVSSVFFMLMPDQVLVYGDCAINPDPTDHELAEIAIQSADSAAAFGIEPRVAMISYSTGASGAGEDVDKVRRATDKVRALRPDLIVDGPIQYDAATVASVGRQKAPGGPLDGRANVFVFPDLNTGNTTYKAVQRSANVVSVGPMLQGLRKPVNDLSRGALVDDIVYTIAITAIQAAAGDAARPGTYAVAAE; translated from the coding sequence ATGAATAATTCCCGCCATCGTACGTTCTATCTCGTTCCGGTCTCCCGCGAGGCCGGCCTCACATCGATGACGCTGGGCCTGGTCCGGGCCCTGCAACTCACCGGCGTCAAGGTCGGCTTCGTCAAGCCGATCATGCAGCCCGAAATCCGCTCCGGCGATCTCGATCTGGCGGCGCATTTCGCCCGGACGCTGTGCGGCGTCCGCACCCCGGACCCGATCGCGTTCGATCACGCCGCCGAGATGGTGCGCTCCGGCCAGCTCGGCGGGCTGATGGAAGAAGTGGTGTCGATGGTCGACACCGTTCAGGCCGATTGCGACATCGTCATCGTCGAGGGCCTGATCCCCGACGTCGAATTCCAGATCGCCACGAGGCTGAACATCGAGATCATCCGCTCGCTCGGCGCCGATCTGATCCCGGTGCTGGCTGGCGGATCGCACGATGCCGCAGCACTGGCGGCGAAGGCCGCCGCCGCCGCCGAGCAATATGGCGACGACGGCCGCCGGCCGATCGCCGGCCTGCTGATCAATCGCTGCATCGACGCCGCCGCCGCCCTGGCGCTGACCGAGCGCGGCGCGCTGACGCTGAACGGATCGAACCCGGTGCCGATCCTCGCCGCGGTGCCGAGTGCCGCGCATCTGCTGGCGCCGCATCTGATCGACATCGCCGACACGCTCGGCCTGACCATCCTCAATCGCGGCGGCATCGACACCACGCGCGTGCTCAACGTCGTGGTCGCGGCGCGCTCGCCGGAGAAGCTGATCGGGACCTTGCGGCCGGAAACCCTGGTGGTGACGCCGGCCGATCGCAGCGATGCGATTCTCGCCACCGCGCTGGTGGCGCAGCGCGGCATGGCGCTGGCCGGCCTGGTGCTGACCTGCGGCGGGCGTCCGGCCCCCGAGCTCGCCGCGATCCTGGCTTCCGCCCCGCTCGATCGGCTCGCCGTCCTGTGTACCGACGACGACACGTTCACCACCGCGTCGAAGCTGGCCAATCTGTCGGCCCATGTCAGTCGCGCCGATGGCGATCGCATGGAACGGGTGATCGCGTTCATCGCCGAGAAGGTGGAGACGCGGCCGCTGGCGCTGCGGCTCGATCTGCCGGTCGAGACGCTGATGCCGCCGCCGGTGTTCCGCCATCGCCTGGTCGCGCGCGCGCGTGCGGCGCTGCGCCGCATCGTGCTGCCCGAGGGCGAGGAGCCGCGCACCATCCGCGCCGCCGCGATCTGCGCCGACAAGCGCATCGCCCGCTGCATCCTGCTCGGCGCGCCCGAGCGCATCCGCGAGGTCGCCGCGGCGCATGGCATCGAGCTGCCGGACAATCTCGAGATCGTCGACGCCGAGCAGCAGCGCGGCCGCTACGTCGCGCCGCTGGTCGAATTGCGCAAGGCCAAGGGCCTGACAAAACTCCAGGCCGAGATCGCGCTGGAGGATTCCGTGGTGCTCGGCACCATGATGTTGGCGCAGAACGACGTCGACGGGCTGGTCTCGGGCGCCGTTCACACCACCGCCTCGACAGTGCGCCCCGCGCTGCAGCTGATCAAGACCGCGCCGGGATCGAGCATCGTCTCCAGCGTGTTCTTCATGCTGATGCCGGACCAGGTCCTGGTCTATGGCGATTGCGCCATCAACCCCGATCCGACCGATCACGAACTCGCCGAGATCGCGATCCAGTCGGCCGATTCCGCAGCCGCCTTCGGCATCGAGCCGCGGGTGGCGATGATCTCCTATTCGACCGGCGCGTCCGGCGCCGGCGAGGACGTCGACAAGGTGCGCCGGGCGACCGACAAGGTCCGCGCGCTGCGCCCCGACCTCATCGTCGACGGCCCGATCCAATACGACGCCGCCACCGTCGCCAGCGTCGGGCGCCAGAAGGCGCCGGGCGGCCCGCTCGACGGCCGCGCCAATGTCTTCGTCTTCCCCGACCTCAACACCGGCAACACCACCTACAAGGCGGTGCAGCGCTCCGCCAATGTCGTCTCGGTCGGACCGATGCTGCAGGGCCTGCGCAAGCCGGTCAACGACCTCTCCCGCGGCGCCCTGGTCGACGACATCGTCTACACCATCGCCATCACCGCCATCCAGGCCGCCGCTGGCGACGCCGCCAGGCCCGGAACCTACGCCGTGGCAGCCGAGTGA
- the pflA gene encoding pyruvate formate-lyase-activating protein codes for MIYTDQANAGYATAARKPTGLRAVRPAISGWVHSTEVGGAVDGPGIRYVLFLAGCLLRCQYCHNPDSWHMHQGKPTNSREVLRDIGSYTKFLMHARGGVTLSGGEPLVQPDFTHAILRGCKEMGLHTALDTAGFLGAHADDYLLADVDLVLLDIKAFSEATYHDLTGVALGPTLVFARRLAAMKKPVWIRFVLVPGLTDKFDEIEKMAAFARELGNVERVDVLPFHKMGEFKWAAGGVPYRLAGTEPPTPDLLERTRAVFRRHDLVVT; via the coding sequence ATGATCTACACTGACCAGGCCAATGCCGGCTACGCCACGGCGGCGCGCAAACCCACGGGTTTGCGCGCGGTGCGCCCAGCCATCTCTGGCTGGGTGCATTCAACCGAGGTTGGCGGCGCCGTCGATGGACCGGGTATTCGCTACGTGCTGTTTCTGGCGGGCTGTCTGCTGCGCTGCCAATATTGCCACAACCCTGACTCCTGGCACATGCACCAGGGCAAGCCGACCAATTCGCGCGAGGTGTTACGCGATATCGGCAGCTACACCAAATTTCTCATGCATGCCCGCGGCGGCGTGACGCTCAGCGGCGGCGAGCCGCTGGTGCAGCCCGACTTCACCCACGCGATCCTGCGCGGCTGCAAGGAGATGGGCCTGCATACTGCGCTCGACACCGCGGGCTTCCTCGGCGCCCATGCCGACGATTACCTGCTGGCCGACGTCGATCTGGTGCTGCTCGATATCAAGGCCTTCTCGGAGGCGACCTATCACGACCTCACCGGCGTCGCGCTGGGACCGACGCTGGTGTTCGCCCGCCGCCTCGCGGCGATGAAGAAGCCGGTCTGGATCAGATTTGTGCTGGTTCCCGGCCTCACTGACAAATTCGACGAGATTGAGAAAATGGCGGCGTTCGCGCGTGAACTCGGCAATGTCGAGCGCGTCGACGTGTTGCCGTTCCACAAGATGGGCGAGTTCAAATGGGCCGCCGGCGGCGTGCCGTATCGACTTGCCGGCACAGAGCCGCCGACGCCCGACCTGCTCGAGCGCACCCGCGCGGTGTTTCGCCGCCATGATCTGGTGGTGACGTGA
- a CDS encoding enolase C-terminal domain-like protein — protein sequence MMSEVTIDRLDVRAFTIPTDRPEADGTLAWDKTTIVLVEAHGDGKTGLGYTYSSDAILGLITGKLAGVVEGRDALNPQGAWRAMQRSVRNLGREGLAATAISAVDSALYDLKARLLGVPLATLLGRYRDAVPIYGSGGFTSYSDKELREQLGGWVANQGCAFVKMKVGSEPARDPARVRAAKDAIGDRATLFVDANGAYGVQQALRLAEQFAQQGVGWFEEPVSSDDLRGLCAVRARAPFGMDVAAGEYAYTTDYARHMLAAEAVDVMQADVTRCGGITGFLQIAAVCEAFHTDLSGHCAPALHLHVACAAPRLRHLEWFHDHVRIEHMLFDGAPVPRDGALHPDLSQPGHGLAFKAQDAARYAA from the coding sequence ATGATGTCGGAGGTCACCATCGACAGGCTCGACGTCCGCGCCTTCACGATTCCAACCGACCGGCCGGAAGCGGACGGCACCCTGGCCTGGGACAAGACCACGATCGTGCTGGTCGAGGCCCATGGCGATGGCAAAACCGGCCTCGGCTACACCTATTCGTCCGATGCGATCCTCGGCCTCATCACCGGCAAGCTCGCCGGTGTGGTCGAGGGCCGCGATGCTCTCAATCCGCAAGGCGCCTGGCGGGCGATGCAGCGATCCGTGCGCAATCTCGGTCGCGAAGGACTGGCGGCGACCGCGATCTCGGCGGTCGATTCGGCGCTATACGACCTGAAGGCGCGGCTGCTCGGCGTACCGCTGGCGACCTTGCTCGGCCGTTATCGCGACGCGGTGCCGATCTATGGCAGCGGCGGCTTCACCAGTTACTCCGATAAGGAATTGCGCGAGCAGCTTGGCGGCTGGGTTGCGAACCAGGGCTGCGCCTTCGTCAAGATGAAGGTCGGCTCCGAGCCCGCGCGTGACCCGGCGCGGGTGCGCGCCGCCAAGGATGCGATCGGCGACCGCGCCACGCTGTTTGTCGACGCTAACGGCGCCTATGGGGTGCAGCAGGCGCTGCGGCTCGCCGAGCAATTCGCCCAGCAGGGCGTCGGCTGGTTCGAAGAGCCGGTGTCGTCGGACGACCTGCGGGGCCTTTGCGCGGTGCGCGCACGCGCGCCGTTCGGCATGGATGTCGCCGCCGGCGAATACGCCTACACCACCGATTACGCCCGCCACATGCTCGCCGCCGAGGCCGTCGACGTGATGCAGGCCGATGTCACGCGCTGCGGCGGCATCACCGGCTTCCTGCAGATCGCCGCGGTGTGCGAGGCGTTTCACACCGACCTGTCGGGCCATTGCGCGCCGGCGCTGCATCTCCACGTCGCCTGCGCGGCGCCACGATTGCGGCATCTCGAATGGTTTCACGACCATGTCCGGATCGAGCACATGCTGTTCGACGGCGCACCCGTGCCGCGCGACGGCGCGCTGCATCCCGACCTGTCGCAGCCCGGCCACGGCCTTGCCTTCAAGGCGCAGGACGCCGCGCGCTACGCCGCCTGA
- a CDS encoding acetate kinase, protein MAYISELVLVINCGSSSLKFSVIPASGGGPLASGLAECLGRPEARIVLKSADTKTVNSLHGGSHDSALAAILRYLAEQRLLDRIVVVGHRVVHGGERFSASALVTPEVIADIEAVAALAPLHNPANLLGIRACAQGLPAIPQVVVFDTAFHQTIAAAAFTYAIPQRLYRDQGVRRYGFHGTSHRYIAGQTVELLRLDPQDHGIVIAHLGNGASATAVSNGESVDTTMGMTPLEGLVMGTRSGDIDFGVVAHVARTNRLSLDEVETMLNTQSGLLGISELSGDCRALEQAAQAGHPGAILALDVFVHRLARHIGGLAASLDNFDALVFTGGIGENSALLRAKTIESLRVFGFTLNREANERTVGGRSGRISRSRRPTAIVIPTDEEGLIARDATAILGISPSGGFPAQPSDLHIA, encoded by the coding sequence ATGGCCTATATTTCCGAGCTCGTCCTGGTGATCAATTGCGGCTCCTCGTCGCTCAAATTCTCGGTGATTCCGGCGTCCGGCGGCGGTCCGCTGGCGTCCGGTCTGGCGGAATGCCTCGGGCGTCCCGAGGCGCGGATCGTGCTCAAATCGGCTGATACCAAGACGGTCAATTCGCTGCACGGCGGCAGCCATGATTCGGCGCTGGCGGCGATCCTGCGCTATCTCGCCGAGCAGCGCCTGCTCGATCGCATCGTCGTCGTCGGCCATCGCGTCGTCCATGGCGGCGAGCGGTTCTCCGCCTCGGCGCTGGTGACCCCTGAGGTGATCGCCGACATCGAGGCGGTGGCGGCGCTGGCGCCGCTGCACAATCCGGCCAATCTGCTCGGCATCCGCGCCTGCGCGCAGGGCCTGCCGGCGATCCCCCAGGTGGTGGTGTTCGACACCGCGTTCCATCAGACCATCGCCGCCGCCGCCTTCACCTATGCGATCCCGCAGCGCCTGTATCGCGACCAGGGCGTGCGGCGTTACGGTTTTCACGGCACCTCGCATCGCTATATCGCGGGCCAGACGGTCGAGCTGCTGCGGCTCGATCCGCAGGATCATGGCATCGTCATCGCCCATCTGGGCAATGGCGCCTCGGCCACCGCGGTCAGCAATGGCGAGAGCGTCGATACCACGATGGGCATGACGCCGCTGGAAGGGCTGGTGATGGGCACCCGCTCGGGCGACATCGATTTCGGCGTGGTGGCGCATGTCGCGCGCACCAATCGGCTGAGCCTCGACGAGGTCGAGACCATGCTCAACACCCAAAGCGGGCTGCTCGGCATCTCCGAACTGTCCGGCGATTGCCGGGCGCTGGAGCAGGCCGCGCAAGCAGGCCATCCCGGCGCCATCCTCGCCCTCGACGTCTTCGTGCATCGGCTGGCGCGCCACATCGGCGGGCTTGCGGCCTCGCTCGACAATTTCGACGCGCTGGTGTTCACCGGCGGCATCGGCGAGAACTCGGCGCTGCTCCGCGCCAAGACCATCGAGAGCCTGCGGGTGTTCGGCTTCACCCTCAACCGCGAAGCCAATGAGCGCACCGTGGGCGGGCGCAGCGGCCGCATCAGCCGCAGCCGGCGACCGACCGCCATCGTCATCCCCACCGATGAAGAAGGCCTGATCGCCCGCGACGCCACCGCCATTCTGGGGATCTCCCCGTCGGGCGGCTTTCCCGCCCAGCCCTCCGACCTTCACATCGCCTGA
- a CDS encoding DUF72 domain-containing protein translates to MARILIGTSGWSYASWRGPFFPDRLPVARRLQFYASQFPTTELNGVFYRTPPPEAVQSWHDQTGNDFVFAWKASKFITHWKRLSAASANSLELMEDRIALLGDKVGPILFQLPPRFACDRGRLAAFLDMLPTHRRYAFEFRHPSWYSPPVFRILRDANVALCLSDHHDAPAPWKRTADFIYVRGHGPGGRYKGRYPGATLQQWAKTIGAWKRRGYDVYVYFDNDQKSAAPSDALRLTRLFEK, encoded by the coding sequence ATGGCGCGGATCCTGATAGGCACCTCCGGATGGTCCTATGCATCCTGGCGCGGGCCGTTCTTTCCGGATCGGCTACCGGTCGCGCGACGGCTGCAGTTTTACGCCAGCCAGTTTCCCACCACCGAACTCAACGGCGTGTTCTATCGCACCCCGCCTCCGGAGGCGGTGCAGAGCTGGCATGACCAGACCGGGAACGATTTCGTCTTCGCCTGGAAGGCTTCGAAATTCATCACCCATTGGAAGCGGCTGTCGGCTGCCTCCGCCAATAGCCTTGAACTGATGGAGGACCGGATCGCGCTGCTCGGCGACAAGGTCGGCCCAATCCTGTTTCAACTGCCGCCACGCTTCGCCTGCGACCGCGGCCGTCTTGCCGCCTTCCTCGACATGCTGCCAACCCACCGCCGCTATGCCTTCGAGTTCCGCCATCCGAGCTGGTACAGCCCGCCAGTGTTCCGGATACTGCGCGACGCTAATGTGGCGTTATGCCTGTCCGATCACCACGATGCGCCCGCGCCCTGGAAGCGGACCGCGGACTTCATCTATGTCAGAGGCCATGGACCCGGCGGTCGCTACAAGGGCCGCTATCCCGGCGCGACCCTGCAGCAATGGGCAAAGACGATCGGTGCCTGGAAGCGGCGCGGCTATGACGTCTATGTCTATTTTGACAATGACCAGAAAAGCGCGGCGCCCAGCGACGCGCTACGCCTGACCCGGCTGTTCGAAAAATAG
- a CDS encoding gluconate 2-dehydrogenase subunit 3 family protein has product MHDPSRAAKPDRYPGYDVLSKRSGPSWNAQTRRVVNRRLSIGQQPHYFSEAEFATMTAIAALIVPQPTNRPGVPIAGLIDHRLSQGKSDGYRLSQMPHDGEAWKQGIAALDAEAEAAHGKRFSALPRAQQSELLERMQRGELSNPAWGTMQPQAFFQRRLGRDVVMAYYAHPTAWNEIGWGGPASPRGYVRLDFNDRDPWEAAEADGNDDAPVRKINHDLR; this is encoded by the coding sequence ATGCATGACCCCTCCCGCGCCGCCAAGCCCGATCGCTATCCCGGCTACGACGTGCTGTCGAAACGATCCGGCCCATCCTGGAACGCGCAAACGCGGCGGGTCGTCAACCGTCGTCTGTCGATCGGACAGCAGCCCCATTACTTTTCGGAAGCGGAGTTTGCCACCATGACGGCGATCGCCGCGCTGATCGTGCCGCAACCGACCAACCGGCCGGGGGTCCCGATCGCCGGCCTGATCGACCACCGGCTGTCGCAAGGCAAATCCGACGGCTATCGGCTGTCGCAAATGCCGCATGACGGCGAGGCCTGGAAACAAGGCATTGCCGCGCTCGATGCCGAAGCCGAGGCCGCCCATGGCAAGCGCTTTAGCGCCTTGCCGAGAGCGCAGCAGAGCGAATTGCTGGAGCGGATGCAGCGCGGGGAATTGAGCAACCCGGCCTGGGGGACGATGCAGCCGCAGGCGTTCTTTCAGCGTCGGCTCGGCCGCGACGTCGTGATGGCCTACTACGCGCATCCCACCGCGTGGAACGAAATCGGCTGGGGCGGCCCCGCCAGCCCGCGCGGCTATGTCCGGCTCGATTTCAACGACCGCGATCCCTGGGAAGCCGCCGAGGCCGACGGCAATGATGACGCGCCAGTGCGAAAGATCAATCATGACCTACGATGA
- a CDS encoding thiamine pyrophosphate-requiring protein has translation MNVSEFVWQRLAEWGLHRVYGYPGDGVGGLDVALEKAGDSMDYVQVRHEEMAAFMASAHAKFTGQVGLCYATSGPGAIHLLNGLYDAKMDHVPVVALVGQQARSAIGANYQQEVDLQTLFGDVCEYVGLASVPEQVRHLIDRAVRIAHDKRGVCCVILPNDLQQLDYKSPPMAHGATHTGVGHAFPASVPDEAGLKAAAEVLNAGKKVAMLVGAGALGATDEVIAVAERLQAGVAKALLGKAALPDDLSFVTGSIGLLGTRPSWDLMKGCDTFLMVGSAFPYSEFLPRPGDARGVQIDIDGRRLSLRYPMEVNLIGDSAKTLQALLPLLTQKKETAWRRGIERGITSWWQTLEQRAMVAAEPLNPQRVFWELSPRLPDNAIITADSGSVANWYARDLKIRRGMKASLSGGLASLGAGTPYAVAGKMAYPDRTVIACMGDGAMQMNGLNVMITIAKYWQKWSNPRLIVLVLNNRDLNQVTWEERIQLGAGKTESTQSIPDFPYHKYAELLGLKGIFVDNPDRLGAAWDEALAADRPVIFEAYTDPNIPPLPPHITLKDAKNFVSMMGEEPELSSVLTNSAKELLASVLPGKG, from the coding sequence ATGAATGTGAGCGAATTTGTCTGGCAGCGTTTGGCGGAATGGGGCCTGCACAGGGTCTATGGCTATCCGGGAGACGGCGTCGGCGGCCTCGATGTTGCGCTGGAAAAGGCCGGCGACTCCATGGATTACGTCCAGGTGCGTCACGAGGAGATGGCCGCCTTCATGGCTTCGGCGCATGCCAAATTCACCGGCCAGGTCGGGCTGTGCTACGCGACTTCGGGACCCGGTGCCATTCATCTGCTGAATGGGCTGTACGATGCCAAGATGGATCACGTTCCGGTGGTCGCCCTGGTCGGGCAACAGGCGCGGAGCGCGATCGGGGCGAATTATCAGCAGGAGGTCGATCTGCAGACGCTGTTCGGCGATGTCTGCGAATATGTCGGGCTCGCCAGCGTCCCCGAGCAGGTTCGGCATCTGATCGACCGCGCCGTCCGCATTGCCCACGACAAACGCGGCGTCTGTTGCGTGATCCTGCCGAACGATCTGCAGCAGCTCGACTACAAGTCCCCGCCGATGGCGCATGGCGCCACCCACACGGGGGTTGGACACGCTTTTCCGGCGAGCGTGCCGGATGAGGCCGGGCTGAAGGCCGCCGCCGAGGTGCTGAACGCCGGCAAGAAGGTGGCGATGCTGGTCGGCGCCGGCGCGCTCGGCGCCACCGACGAGGTAATCGCGGTCGCGGAGCGGCTGCAGGCCGGCGTTGCCAAGGCGCTGCTCGGCAAGGCAGCGCTGCCCGACGACCTGTCATTCGTTACCGGCTCGATCGGCCTGCTCGGCACACGGCCGAGCTGGGACCTGATGAAGGGCTGCGACACGTTTCTGATGGTCGGTTCGGCTTTCCCTTACAGCGAGTTTCTGCCGCGCCCGGGCGACGCCCGCGGCGTCCAGATCGACATCGACGGCCGCCGGCTCAGCCTGCGTTACCCGATGGAGGTCAATCTAATCGGCGACAGCGCCAAGACCTTGCAGGCGCTGCTGCCGCTGCTGACCCAGAAGAAGGAAACCGCGTGGCGGCGCGGCATTGAGCGCGGCATCACATCATGGTGGCAGACGCTGGAGCAACGCGCGATGGTCGCGGCCGAGCCGCTCAATCCGCAGCGGGTGTTCTGGGAATTGTCGCCGCGGCTGCCCGACAACGCCATCATCACCGCAGATTCCGGCTCGGTCGCCAATTGGTACGCGCGTGACCTCAAGATACGGCGCGGCATGAAGGCGTCGCTGTCCGGCGGCCTGGCCTCGCTCGGCGCCGGCACGCCTTACGCGGTCGCCGGCAAAATGGCCTATCCGGATCGCACCGTGATCGCCTGCATGGGCGATGGCGCGATGCAGATGAACGGCCTCAACGTGATGATCACCATCGCCAAATATTGGCAGAAATGGTCGAACCCGCGGCTGATCGTGCTGGTGCTGAACAACCGCGATCTCAATCAGGTGACCTGGGAAGAGCGGATCCAGCTCGGCGCCGGCAAGACCGAGTCGACGCAGAGCATTCCGGATTTCCCCTATCACAAATACGCCGAGCTGCTCGGCCTCAAGGGCATCTTCGTCGACAATCCGGACAGGCTGGGCGCGGCATGGGACGAAGCGCTGGCGGCCGACCGGCCGGTGATTTTCGAGGCCTATACCGACCCGAACATTCCGCCGCTGCCGCCGCATATCACTCTGAAGGACGCCAAGAACTTCGTCAGCATGATGGGCGAGGAACCCGAACTGAGCAGCGTCCTGACCAACAGCGCCAAGGAGCTGCTCGCCAGCGTGCTCCCCGGAAAGGGCTGA